The following is a genomic window from Cupriavidus taiwanensis.
AAGCCTGGCCGCTGTCGCTGTTCCCCGCCGAGCGCGTGGACCTGGCATTGCAGCGGCTCTACCACTACACCGGCACCGCGCCGCAGCACTTCCAGCGCTTCGTGCTGTTCACCAACTACCAGCGCTATGTCGATGAATTCGTCGCGCTGGGCCGCGCGCTGATGAGCGACGGCGACGGCGGCGGCTACACCCGCTTCGTCGAGCCTGGCGACGTGGTGCAGGACCTGGGCGCGCCCGAGCCCGACGACGCCACGCGTCCGCGCGTGCTGCCGCAGATGCCGGCCTACCACCTGGTGCGCGGCGACAAGCTGGGCGTGACGCTGGTGAATATCGGGGTGGGGCCGTCCAACGCCAAGACCATGACCGACCACCTCGCCGTGCTGCGCCCGCACTGCTGGCTGATGGTGGGCCACTGCGGCGGCCTGCGCCGCTCGCAGCAGCTGGGCGACTACGTGCTCGCGCACGCGTACGTGCGCGACGACCACGTGCTCGACCACGACCTGCCGCCCTGGGTGCCGGTGCCGCCCATCGCCGAGATCCAGGTGGCGCTGCAAGAGGCCGTGGCGCGCGTGACCGGGCTGTCGGGCAACGAGATGAAGACCCGCATGCGCACCGGCACGGTGGTATCGACCGACGACCGCAACTGGGAACTGAAGTCCAAGTCGCTGTACGCGCGCTTCAACCAGTCGCGCGCGATCGCCATCGACATGGAGAGCGCCGCGGTGGCCGCCAACGGCTTCCGGCTGCGCGTGCCGTATGGCACGCTGCTGTGCGTGTCGGACAAGCCGCTGCATGGCGAACTGAAGCTGCGCGGCATGGCCAACGCGTTCTACCGCCAGCGCGTCAGCCAGCATATGACCATCGGCCTGGAGGCGATCCGCATCCTGCGCGAGAACGGTGTCGAGCAGCTGCATTCGCGCAAGCTGCGCAGCTTTGACGAGCCGGCGTTCCGGTAGCGGTCCGCAACGCATTCCCCTGAAATGCAAAAGGCCGGCGCCCATCGGACGCCGGCCTTTTTCATGAGGTAGCGGGATCAGAACCGATACCCGACGCCAACGCTGAACAGCCACGGATCCAGGCTTACCTTGGAGACCTTGACGTCCCCCGCCTTGACGTCGCTCGACAGCCAGATCTTCTTGATGTCGGCGTTCAGGAACCAGTTCTTGGTCAGCTTGTAGTCCATGCCGACCTGCAGCGCGGGCCCCACGCTCCAGCTATCGAGCTGCAACGCATTGTTGGCGATGTTCTCGCCCCAGATGCGGGTGAAGTTCAGGCCCGCGCCGATATACGGGCGGAAGGTGCCGTTGGGAATGAAGTGGTATTGCACCAGCAGCGTCGGTGGCAGGTGCTTGAAGGTGCCGACCTTATTGCCGTCGAGGTAGACGTTCTGCTTCTGCGGCACCGTCAGCACCAGTTCGGCGGCAATGTTCGGTGTGAAGAAGTAGGTGACGTCGAGCTCGGGGATCCACTTGTTGTTGACCGTGATGCGGTCCGACGGGCCGACGCCGCCGACCGGGTCGGAGCTGTTGGCCATGTCGAGGTAGGTGCCGCGCAGCCGCACCATCCAGTTGCCTTGCGCGTCGTCCGCGGCGGCGGCGGGCGTGGTGAACGCGCCGAGCATGGCGCAGGCGGCGATGGCCGAACAGGTGGCGGTGCGAAGAGACAGTGTTTTCATGGGTCTGCTTGGTTTGTGATCGAATCCGGCGCCCAGTGTGGCGGAGCGCGCCAGCGCGGGTCTTGACACAAAACAAGCGGAACCAAATGGTGCGTGCGGCGTCGCGAGGGCGCTACAGCGTGGCCACGCGCGGCGTGGCTTCGGACGCCGCTTCTAACCACATGCGAAATGATTCGTAGCGCGGCAGGATCCTGCCGCTTACGCTGTGCGAAAGATCCGAGCACGCGCAACGCGTTGTGCGGATCGGCACCAGGCATGTCGTGGGCGTCCGCAAGGGCGTCTTTCCGGGTGTGCCCCGTGGGGGCGGGGCACACCGGTTTTCTTGCGGGACTTCAGGCGTCAGGCTGCGTCGGTCGTCAAGCCTCGGCGGCCACGCCGGCCGGTGCGGTACGTGCCGTTTGAGCGCTGGCACCAAAGCCCGCCTGCAGGTGCCGGTTCACGCCCGAGAGCACCGCGCGCAGCGAAGCGCTGACGAGGCTGGCATCGATGCCCGCGCCGAAGCCGGTCGGCGAATCGCCCACGCGCAATTCCACGTAGCAAGCTGCGCGCGCATCGGCGCCGGCGGTCATCGCATGCTCGTGGTAGTCCATCACGCGTACCGGCAGGTCCAGCGCATCAATGAAGGCGTCGATGGGGCCGTTGCCGCTGCCGCGCACGCTGCAGGGCCGGCCGTCGCGCACCATCTGCACCGTGATCACGGTGGCGCCGGTACTGTCGGATGCCAGCTGGTGCGAG
Proteins encoded in this region:
- a CDS encoding AMP nucleosidase; this translates as MNAPVFSSAHPADQLAEFTDADAAVARIREIYEASVGAVRARFDAFASGKPLPSAAHACYPYLGISVNIETMVTDSRPSWGTVAYPGVYGTTVTRPDLLADYYRDQIERLMRYHRVPVVVGLSRRPIPLPFVIEASTTDISYTQARELEASFVLPELNRIDDGIANGTYEPVPGEAWPLSLFPAERVDLALQRLYHYTGTAPQHFQRFVLFTNYQRYVDEFVALGRALMSDGDGGGYTRFVEPGDVVQDLGAPEPDDATRPRVLPQMPAYHLVRGDKLGVTLVNIGVGPSNAKTMTDHLAVLRPHCWLMVGHCGGLRRSQQLGDYVLAHAYVRDDHVLDHDLPPWVPVPPIAEIQVALQEAVARVTGLSGNEMKTRMRTGTVVSTDDRNWELKSKSLYARFNQSRAIAIDMESAAVAANGFRLRVPYGTLLCVSDKPLHGELKLRGMANAFYRQRVSQHMTIGLEAIRILRENGVEQLHSRKLRSFDEPAFR
- a CDS encoding OmpW/AlkL family protein; this encodes MKTLSLRTATCSAIAACAMLGAFTTPAAAADDAQGNWMVRLRGTYLDMANSSDPVGGVGPSDRITVNNKWIPELDVTYFFTPNIAAELVLTVPQKQNVYLDGNKVGTFKHLPPTLLVQYHFIPNGTFRPYIGAGLNFTRIWGENIANNALQLDSWSVGPALQVGMDYKLTKNWFLNADIKKIWLSSDVKAGDVKVSKVSLDPWLFSVGVGYRF